The genomic segment TGATGACTTCAGCCGTTATTCTTTCCCAGATGATTTTGTTTTCGGAACATCCTCATCAGCTTACCAGGTACATACTCTAAATTCTGCTGCTTCTAGTGCAGTAATTAGGAGGGGACAACagaacattatttaaaataatgctagttatgttaattaatttttcgttattattttattatggtatGCAGTATGAAggtgaaacaaacaaacatggtAGAGGACCAGCTATATGGGACACTTTCACTGAGGAACATACAGGTACCAATCTCTCACGTTAAAATCTGTACTTCCCTCGCTAAAAGTTGAATAGAATTATGTTAATGTCCTAAGAAAACCACCATTATTAACTTTTCAACGTTTGCAGAGAGAATAAATGATCATAGCAACGGAAATGTAGCTGTTGATTTCTACCATCGCTATAAAGTATGGGAGTTCTTCATCATATTTTGGCTGTGGTTATCTATATGATGTAAATAACTATATTCTGATTAATTTAGTGtaattgttcttaaaaaaaatcgaaaatgtTACAGGAAGATGtgcaaagaatgaaagaaatggGAATGGATGCTTTCAGATTCTCCATTTCTTGGTCTAGAGTATTACCacgtaagtttttttattttatttttcaaaatttgttcTTGACATAGTAATAGTAATGACACTAGCAGGATTTGACTTTGACAGTGAATTTCCATTTGATATACAATAGCTTTCCGttggatttgtttttggaaaatgCAGATGGCAGGTTAAGTGCTGGAGTAAACGAAGAAGGCATCAAGTTTTATAACGATCTCATTGATGACCTCCTCAAGAATGGTTACAACCTTTCCCTTCCCTTCAATTAATCATACTATTTTGCCAAAAATTGATGCGAAAATTCTTATACAACAAAAGGTTTATCTTGTGCGCTCCATCTGATTATATGATGTTCTGTAATATATAGGTTTGCAGCCTTACGTTACTCTCTTTCACTGGGATTCTCCACAAGCTTTAGAAGATAAATATGGTGGTTTCTTAAGTTCTAACATTGTGTAAGTAGCAACCTTTCGTTAATTATTCTTCAAATATCCCAACTTGTTGTAGCTTCGAAATATTATAATCTAATCTGTCATTTTGGAGACTTTGTGGACATATGCTTctctaaaattcaaaacattccTATAAATTTTCTCACATGAAACATTGATTTCCAGAAATGATTTCCGAGACTTTGTCGACCTTTGTTTCCAAAAGTTTGGAGACCGAGTGAAGAAGTGGATTACTTTGAACGAGCCATGGATGTTCAGTGTTCAAGGTTATGACATGGGCAAGATGGCACCGGGTAGGATTTCTGTCGTCGTAAATGATCCCCACCGATCCTTAAACACTGGTGCCACTGAAGTGTATACGGTTAGCCATCATTTGTTGCTTGCTCATGCTGCGGCAGTGAAACTATACAAGGAAAAATATCAGTCATGTCAAGGTGGACAGATTGGGATAACACTTGTTTCTTATTGGTTTGAACCTTACTCAAACAGTGAAGATGATCAAAATGCAACCAAAAGAAGCCTCGACTTCATGCTTGGTtggttagtatttttttatatatatcgaATTCAAAAGTACTTTCTGAATTCTGAATTCAGCTAGAGAAGACCTGATATGTATGTATAAACAGAAGGTAATCAGTGTTTTTCTTCATGGTGGCAGGTTCATGGATCCTTTAACTAATGGTGACTATCCACGTAACATGCATGACTTTGTTGGTGGAAGATTGCCCAAGTTCACTGCCGAGGAATCTAAGATGTTGAAGGGATCGTATGATTTTATTGGAATTAATTACTACACAACATATTATGCTCAAAACATCGATGCAAATTATCAGAGTGTTGGATTCATGTCAGATGCTCGTGCTAATTGGACAGGTAGCCCAAtgatctatattttttctttattattcatctttttttttcaattagatgatgttttatcaattatcaattattaatttactttgttatttcttaattttgtagGAGAGAGAAATGGAATCCCAATAGGTCCACAGGCTGGTGTAAAATGGCTTTATATTTATCCCGAAGGCATCAGCAGGCTTTTGAATTACACCAAAGATCTATACGGGAACCCAACAATTTACATTACTGAGAATGGTATGGTTGAAATGAACGATCATACATTATGCTACATTTAAGTTTCTTAGTACTTCTCTAACActaagtatatatatatgttcttaatgtttttttttattgattttttttcagggGTTGATGACGTAAATAACAATGCTTCATCACTAAAGGAAGCTCTTAATGATCCCATAAgagaaaaatcttacaaagaCCACCTTAAGAATGTCTTGAGATCCATCAAGTGAGTTAATTTTGAGCATTTATTAACAAATGATCATTgataatgagttttttaatcCATAGcaacaattatattattaagttACCAGATCCATCTTACTGggattcaatatttatttattgcagtGAGCATGGTGTTGATGTTAAGGGATTTTTTGCTTGGTCTTTGATGGACAATTTCGAATGGGGAAGTGGTTATGCTGTGAGGTTCGGCCTCTACTACGTTGATtacaaaaatgatttgaaacGATATCCTAAAAAATCAGTCAAGTGGTTCAAGCAGTTTCTTAGAAGAGACTCCCACAGTCCTATTCCACATACGTATCCTCTGATTACTTCTAATGAAACGTCGAAGATTGAAGATAGTTTGGTTCGGGATGCTAAAAGGCCAAGAAATGCCTGAATGCCTTCGGCAGGATTTGAAGTCAAAGTTGTTAGCATCTGCAAATTGGGCTTTCACGGCTGAAAGATAGAGCTCTCAGCATTAATTCAACAGAATTTGGTCACCACTTCATTCATTCAAGGCTGtggttaagaataaaaattcatggttctagttttcctttcttttgtttaattatggttttagaatttaatttgattGCTTTACTGTTGTATCGTTTTCTCATTCGATTATTGATTATGATtcgtttaataataatacaattctTCTGCGCCATCATTCATTATGGTtcgtttaatattatttttttcagcaaCAAAAACGTAATATTTGACtctcaaaagttttttaaagaaatagattatagtataaataaatacaaatgtaTTGGATaaaccaaaaatagaaaaagtagAGAACTAAAATAGCTTCATATACACGAAAAAATGACGATAGGAGAGTGTTGAGGAGGTGGCTGATTATGAATTAAAGAGAGAGAttatgtataaaaatacaaaaatattagtttGTGTGGGAGTAACATCCAAATCCATGGTCATAGTTTTCAAATTAAGATGTTAGCATCTGCTAATTGGGCTTTCATGGGTGAAACATAAAGCTCTCAGCATTTATATATTCAAAGTTGtggttaagaataaaaattcatggtcatagttttcctttgttttgttataattatggttctgaagtttaatttgaatattctattattatatcatttttttatacgaTAATGGATTATGATtcgtttaataataatactttttttttgctaaagtATTTATTGATAATCATGTTTAGCATgttacaataaataaatgggACTGGGTTAGTATAGACCTGTAGGGCCATCCTCCTGCATGCAGCATGAATGTTCCACATGGAGGAGGAGAAGCGGgcaaataaaagagataaacGGGGGGGAGAAGAGTGTACCTGGAGCGGTGGAGGCGGTGGAGGCGGTGGAGGCAGTGACGGTGTCGCGGCTAACGGGCGGTGACGGTGTCGCGACTAATGGACTGCTTCACTGGCAGTACTGTGGGGGGGGGGGCCGGTGGCGGTGCTGTGGTTCACGGACGACGACTCCCAAGCGACGGTGCTACTGTTTCAGGtggcagaaaaaaaaagctcCTACTCTTCCCTTCTCCTcgtcttccttctcttcttatGCTACGtttcctttcccttttttcCGTTTAGATATGGCTTTTCAAAACCCAAACGCTTTCGGTGTCAGTGTCGTTTTTTCCTTAACTCTCACGGTCCCCTTTCCTTTACTTCTCCATGTCCCTCTTAGTATGTTTTCCCGGTTTTCTTTCCCCTCTTTTTTGGTCtgttctctcctctcctctcttcggttccttctcttttcttttctgttttcttttttcctctctctccccCCTCGCGTGCAGGCATTGGGGGGTATTTATAGGGCAAAAGGGAGCGGGGGTGTCCCTATTGCCACCCTATGGCAGCGCATGGGGAGGAGCAGGGCTGGCTGCCCTGCCACAGCGCCAGGTTGGCTGGGCTGTGGGCGTGGCTGGCAAGGCGCGACTCCCTTGGCGTATCATCATGAGAGTGTGTAGGGTTTCGGGAGGTGGCAGACATGTGGTGTGTAGGGTTcattgaagaaagaagaaaaaattgtctTCCCCTATCCATGGGAAGGAGAAAggggaacagtgtcgttcaaaacgacattgttctgccttttttttttaacatgaaacgaCGCCGTTTTATACAAAACTTGTCGTTTCATTTAAAGGTGGCGCCAGCATTTGTTTCCCAAATCAGTCTttaatttatcctttgttcTTTGAAGTCCTCAcaatgtaattttgattttaagaattaattcaattgcatccctaccAATTTTAGTCTCCACCCCTAGAGTTGGCCGCGCTTTTCACTtcagtccttggcctctgatttatgcaattggaccctcaattgaccaataaacttctaatttcatcaatttggcccctgattttgTTAATTACAGCCCCtatatttacgcgccttttccaatttggtccttggtttcggatttcctcaattaagtccct from the Populus nigra chromosome 1, ddPopNigr1.1, whole genome shotgun sequence genome contains:
- the LOC133702815 gene encoding beta-glucosidase 12-like — protein: MGSIDDFSRYSFPDDFVFGTSSSAYQYEGETNKHGRGPAIWDTFTEEHTERINDHSNGNVAVDFYHRYKEDVQRMKEMGMDAFRFSISWSRVLPHGRLSAGVNEEGIKFYNDLIDDLLKNGLQPYVTLFHWDSPQALEDKYGGFLSSNIVNDFRDFVDLCFQKFGDRVKKWITLNEPWMFSVQGYDMGKMAPGRISVVVNDPHRSLNTGATEVYTVSHHLLLAHAAAVKLYKEKYQSCQGGQIGITLVSYWFEPYSNSEDDQNATKRSLDFMLGWFMDPLTNGDYPRNMHDFVGGRLPKFTAEESKMLKGSYDFIGINYYTTYYAQNIDANYQSVGFMSDARANWTGERNGIPIGPQAGVKWLYIYPEGISRLLNYTKDLYGNPTIYITENGVDDVNNNASSLKEALNDPIREKSYKDHLKNVLRSINEHGVDVKGFFAWSLMDNFEWGSGYAVRFGLYYVDYKNDLKRYPKKSVKWFKQFLRRDSHSPIPHTYPLITSNETSKIEDSLVRDAKRPRNA